A window of Fibrobacter sp. UBA4297 genomic DNA:
AGCGGTCGTAAGTTCCAGTGCGTTGCTACGTTCCTTTTCTTCGGCAATCGTCTCAGGCGGGATTTCCTTTTCGAACGAGATTACACCGCGATACAGGTTGTCGCCCATTTCAGGCTTGTAGTAATCCGTCTTGTCAAACGCAAAGAGGCGCCCTTTATGGCGAATCGGCCCCCAAGTCTTTTCCAGAAGTTCAATTACGTTCGGATCCCACTCGGAACCCGTTTGCAAAACAAATGCTATCAGTTGCGCATTTTCAGAAAATTGAGAAGCTTTCATTTTTTAGTGCGGAATAATCATGAGCGACGAACGAACAATATCCATCTGCTGTTCCGTAAAAATAGCTTTTTCTGAATCATCCACTGTTACCGGGAACATGATGTTATCCAAATCTTCACACGCATATATGGTCTTTTCGTAAGGTTTACCATAACCATAATCATGAGCTGATTTTCCAGAAGCAACTTCATCCGAATCGGCCGACCGCTTGTATAGACCACTTTCTATGATATAACGACAGAACGGCGTATCCCTCAATCCATCCTCGATATTCGAGAGATCGGCTAACGCTGCAGAAGACGTCACGTTTGTCGTAAGGATGTTTAAATCCCTTCTCGTTGTTGACGTATGCCTTAATCCAAAAAAATGTCCTGTTTCATGTATAGCGGTCATGACGATGTTGTACGAAGATTGCAGGTCAAATTCATTCTTCGATTTCCGGACATGTTCTCCAACCACGACCGAGCTTTCCGTACCTGGTCCAAGAACGCCCGAGAACAATCGAGCAAAGCCCATGATTTCATTATCGGCAATACTGTGGACTAACATGATGTTCAGCGCATTGCGTAAACCATCTTCGGGCCAACCGGCAAGTTCACTCACAAAAACATCCTCAGAGTTCATTCCTGCAACCCACGGCTGATTTGCCGGATAGAAACTTCCAAGCGTCGGATGTTCGTGGGCATAACGCACATACAAAGTATCAATAGTTACCCCAAAATATTTTTCACGGAAAAGCTTTAGCATATAATGCGACAGTTCGTCAACATCCATG
This region includes:
- a CDS encoding DUF4416 family protein, producing the protein MKASQFSENAQLIAFVLQTGSEWDPNVIELLEKTWGPIRHKGRLFAFDKTDYYKPEMGDNLYRGVISFEKEIPPETIAEEKERSNALELTTASAETPELRHVNIDIGYMDMDKVVLPSYKRGPFKLYAGKGVWLDMLLTYAKGVFHPTAWAFDDFVRNPYQHDLQLIREKFKKARKGV